Within Vigna unguiculata cultivar IT97K-499-35 chromosome 2, ASM411807v1, whole genome shotgun sequence, the genomic segment AAATGTTCGAATTTAAccttttatatttagtttcaaATTTCAAGTGATAATTGATATGTTTCTACTGAAGCTGAAAGTCATAAACACTTGTTATAAAACTCTCTTTCGTTCTTTGATCACTCTTACCAGtcataataaaaaacatgtatATGATTTGATGTGTGGGTAGAAACACATTTTAATATAagatttattcaataatttatttatttatttattttcttaacacATTTGAACAACATTAAACAGAAAGATAAACTTATAGTTTTGGAATTAATTATCTGTTAGACTATCGCAACTATACAAGAAAGTTGAAACAGAGAGAAGCCAAGCCAAAATAAGACAAATGACAGAAAGAAGATAAAACAGaaactataaatttttaaagaatGTTCTAAAATACACATTTACTTCATCattaattgttttagttttgaaatgtcTTAAAGGGATGATGAGGTGGGGTGGGAAGAAGAATTGAAATGAGACCAGAACAGTGCATTAGAAGCCAATAGAACCTGCGAAGTACAAATTCCTTTTTCAACATAGAAAATTGTGTTCTCACTGTTCAAAACGTTTGTTTAAAGCTGCTATCATGCATGTTGCTGGATTCCCACTCCCTCAATATGGACAAAgccattaattattgttatgtGAGACCAATCTCCGAAAACATTCAACATGTTTTGACAACATAGGATACAAACAGAAGAGAAGATCAAAATATGAATGATCCGAAACAAAAAATCTGTTATTTTTCATCCAACTTGTACGCTTTATGATACAGTTTATCATTCATTAAACACACTAGTAACCATTACGATAAGATGTATGTTTGAATATAACTCTAAAATGATGCCATGCAAAGGATTGTGTTGTGTTCCCCTTCAGTCCAGAaatagaagaaagagagaaaaagaaaatatgattgAATATTGTTTGAGAAAACTACAGTATGAAGTGGAGAATCAAAAGACATTATTGTACTTTTCATTCTTGAACCGACAACAGTAGTGGCGCCTCGTACTTAAAGCACTCTTATCTCATTTTGAACCCTGAATGAGTGACGAACAATGATGAGTCCATTGAACTTTGAAGCCTACAAACTTCAATCTCTCTCCCATAAATAATGCCATGCCATAACCAAACTCTTTCCTCAAAACTCCATCTCATATATGGCATCCCCCAAGAAAACTAACAACAGAGGAGCATGGACCGTGGAGGAAGATCAGAGACTAGCTCAATGCATTGAAATTCACGGTGCAAAGAGGTGGAAAACTGTTGCACTTAAATCaggttaacttttttattatctttctaaaaaattattactttgaCGCTTTTTGACTTGCATGCATTGattcttcttcttgttcttgACATGCATATGTTTCCTTCCATAACAGGTCTAAACAGATGCGGAAAAAGTTGCAGGTTGAGATGGTTAAACTATCTGAGACCCAATATCAAGAGGGGCAACATATCAGTTGAAGAAGAGGATTTGATTATCAGGCTTCACAAACTACTAGGAAACAGGTTTTTGTCGTATTCAAAACTAGGAATAAtatacttaatattttatttatggataTTATCGTGATCCACATTTTTGTGAAGGTGGGCATTGATAGCTAGGAGACTTCCAGGGCGAACAGATAATGAAATCAAGAACTACTGGAATACTTGTTTGTGCAAAAAAGTTAATCATCAGAAAATGGTGAAACCAGAAACTTCAATGGCGCAACCAACACATTCGACTCAGAATACTGAGGAAAAAGTAGCAGTAGAGCATAAAGAAGCCACTTGTGATGGAAGTGGGGACTCAGAAGTTAACTTTGATGTCAACGAATTCTTCAACTTCTCCATTGAAGGACTCTATGGGTTCGATTGGGTTTTCTAGTTCAGGAGTTCTTAACTTTTGGTGTCTCTTAGTTAATCTGTTTTTGTGTTAGGTATTTATGTGGCCATAAGTGGAGTCAAAAATCCATGTGTGAGTTCCATTAAATAATTTGAACTCACGTCGTTGTATTTAGTGGAACttacatcatatatataatcagCAAAATCATTATTCGAGTCccattttcactaaaaaaaaatgtgttttagtGACTACTCATTTTGGTCGCTAAATGAACAAAAATCGGTCGCAAATCGTTTAGTGACCGAAATAGAGACTAAACAAAACTAGTGGCAAAAACTCTAGTCGCAAATCACTTAGCGACCGAATCGAAATTTGGTCACTAAATAGCCACTGAAATTATGGTCACTAATCGGTCACTAAAAATTTGGTCACCTTAAAGCATtggagaccaatttagtcactAGAATTTAAGTCTCTAATTCGGTCGCTAAAagtgacaaattttaatttaataaatctaTTTTCGGTCGCTAATTCAGTAactaataaatacaaattttaatttaattaaaataattattagtggCAAAATCAGTgactaatttaataattaaatgatggtcaaatcaataaaatagtTGCTAATATATCTATAGGttagtaatttaatttaataattaaataatttaattaatcaattgaTAATACTTGCTAATATATCTATAGGTTACAACTGATACAATTTTGATTATATTGGTTTTTTCCTACCTTGTCAATTCTAAATATATTAGAATTtctcattaaattaaaaaaaaaacaccacaattgtaaaaaatttataatatataattaagagtaacaaatattaaaaatacagtgttcatatctaaatttaaagatacaaataaatacaaagattTATAGATTcctattttcattaattaatttttattgttgtgaATGGTTTAAGTGTTCTCCTTCTTCGATTCCTATTTTCATCCCAAAATCCTATAATTTGAAGTTAATCACATAACAAATAACaaggtaaaaataataaaaaaattaagttaaccacaataaaaaaataacacataataataaaattcattcactaatgcaaaattataaaatatttcacaacTAATCAATTACATACAGTAACTTCTAAatccttaaaaataataaaaaagtacaaAACTCTTCAGCTACCACACAACACCATTCATCCCGCAAGCACAACCATGCCGGAACGACAACTCTTCTGCCGTCACCCAACACCATTCATCTCACAAGCACAACAACACCAAAACGACAACACCCACCATTCACGGAGAACACTACCACCATTACACAATCCATATGCACATTGCCACCGTCTACAAAGTCACTATAGTTCCCCAAACAAAGTCAAAAGCACTGGAAACCAAGCAGTGAATAAACCCCTGCACAAAAGTGAAAGCGTTTTGAGATTCAAGAAGTCGAATAAGCACTTATATTGTGGAAGAAGACAAAAAATGGCCATTCATAGTGACGTCAGATAAACTTCCCATGACGGCTGAGTGACCGCAAGTTTGAGACGTCTCACGAAGAATGAGTTGCGAGTGGCCGCCTATTTTGGTTTGAGAGACCGTAGAAATTGTTTAGAAAAACAGTAACTAGGGTTTTTATGTGtcatcaatttttcaattgggtCGGTATTTGAATCGGGTCAAATTAAGgtttttaatagatttttaaaccaattagGAATTAGagattttattatatcatttaaaaCTAACTACAATTCCATGAAAATAGGATTTATTATAAacgtaaaaaaaataagaataaaaataatcattgaattaatttattcattaaaataaaattagaaaagtaacattatactaataattaatggtattataatataatattataaaagaaagaaaatttaaaatatatgttttcctaaaattaaaattatttttattaaaaatatttaaataaacaaattaattaacacaaaaattaaaaaaagaacataaaataatcaaataatcaGTAACCAACGATAAAAACCttatactataaaaaaatattgaaataaatatttatttgtaattaaagttatttttatcaatCAAATTTAAACAGCAATTacttaaaaagaattataaaaataataaaatattaataatttatagtaataaaaatcctatattataaaaaaacaaaattttaaacaaatatttttctataactaaaattattttcataaataaaatttaaatgaatgaattgattaattaactcaaaagttaaaacaattatagaatattaataattaatagtttcGAATTGGAGTGCGTTAAATTTGAGATGTAAATGGTttcgaattttattttctttaaatgttAGTAGAAGGAAATTTGAATAGGAGATGAACTaagattttctttaatttataaattttaaagaaaatatcaataaaatttaaaaataatttaagtatgatggtggtggttgtggtggtgatgttggttatgatggtggtggaggttgtggtggtggtggtggatgtgGTGCTGATGGTGGTGTTcgtggtgttggtgatgttggttatggtcgtggtcgtggtgGTAGTAGATGTGATGGTGGTGATGTTGGTTATGGTAGTGGTGATAGAGATTATGGTGTTGGTGGTGATTGTGGTGGTGGAGACAGTGGAGGTGGGGAAAAAACTTATGTGTAGCAacaaattgtaaaagtaaataatttagttattttataatttatattaaatactaatttaaatttttttatcatgttagtttaatctaattacataattttataaaaaaaatatgtatatggtTTAACGACTAAAAATATTTGATGgctaaatatcatattaaatatattttataaaataaaatttattttggtcgctaaatcagtggctaaaacattacatattaaaGAATGTTTAGCGACCAAAAATATTCGGTGgctaaatatcatattaaatatatttaataaaaaaaatattattttggtagCTAAATCAGTggctaaaacattacatattaaataatgtttagtAACCAACATTATTCGGTGgctaaatatcatattaaatatattttataaaataaaatttatttcagtcactaaatcggtggctaaaacattacatatcaaataataattagcgaccaaaaatatttggtggctaattaccatattaaatatattttacagaataagatttattttggtCGCTAATCGGTGgctaaaacataatatttagagactaaaaataGTCGGTCGCTGTTTCAGTCGCTATATGAATTAAAGttattgtacattttttcaGTCGCTAAATCGGTCGCTATTTGCGACTACTATGAATCGGTGACTATTTCAGTCACAATTTGcgactaaattattttagtgaCTAATATCAGTGactaaattgcatttttttagtagtgtttcTTTATCGTCTTTTATTTATGtgtatattattgttttttttaaagaaaaagatagtgatatattaattattgattcacattaaactattttaaaaaataaaaaataagagtaaaaaaaataataatcataatatcaTTATCCATGTAATTAAGTATAACAACAATGTGTTAACGAGTACTTGATAAGtttcttataaacaatttggaatTTGGTATTAATTTTCTATCTTACTAAGATGATATTACAGTGATACGCAACTTTACTAAGTAAAAGTATGTTTCAAAGGAAACTAAAAAGACGTTCATTAAGATACTaattaacaatttatttaataagaTTTCAATACATTgaatttcttcatttaaattttaattatgtttaaaaatgaatttgtaacgttaacattttctaattaaaagaaacacataaaatattaataatagtgtaataattaatttttaattataaataataaataataataaaatatattaagatgttaaagatagtaataataataataataaatactttgAGGTATTCATCAATCATTCATTCTTTACTTAGAAGTTTAACAAATATcagttaatattataaaatacaaatgaaaatcTATTTCAAGATGATTTTTggaaatttagattttttttattaagtctCTTTAGACACGTACATTAATCTTTATAggttaaaacatattaaaacaattaactaaaataaatgtattttaaaaatacaatgagaaaatatcaaaagaaaatttaaattcgaTTTTCGGCTAAGTATATAACATTCTATGAAATCCATTGACATATAAATCACATGGTAACCTGAGAGGACAAGAATGTTTGAAAATAGTGATTGGATGAgcatgacttttttttttacctaaaatattgaaaatatattttattccaaAAGTATTATCCACTTTGGAGTGTTTGTGTTCCATTACAGTTTTGTTCTCAAAAGGTGTCTCAAAGGGCAGATGGAGGTAGGAGTATTTAAATTTCGTTTGACCTCGACTTCTAAGCGATATGGAATTTATTGTGTGTATCGGAACAAGCCCCCCAGTCGAGGTCAAACAAAGTTTAAATACTCGTATCTTCCTTTACCCTCTGAAcatcttttaaggacaaaactaTGACCGAGCTCAAACACTTCAAAACGGACAATATCTAAAAAATACAGTGATTATTCTTAACGATGACTGCGGGACAAACTTGAATCGGAATGAGaacaattttacaaatgtttaTGAATGATTTAGTGTGCCTGAAATGATGTCATAAATGAGTAGATAGGTATCAAAGCAAAAGTGGGAAGATCTAGAGGGAGGAAACATAGACATGAcataatgtatatattatatgaaaagTGACCTCACCCAATTCGATCATCTTTTTGACtcatttgtctttctttttaaaAGGCTATAGATTTTAGGGTTTCAAACGTTGTACCTGGTTTCTCATTCTTGTCCTATAATGCTTGGATTTAATATATCTTCTGTCTCTCAAGGCAAAGATCATGTTTTTATTACactgaataaaaacaaaactaaaagtgTATTTGTGAGTGAACTTAGATCACCGTGAGTTGAGTAGGAttgagttagaaaaaaaatagtacctTTAAATGTGACTCATATTAAACATGGCTTCTTAATCCGTAAATTAAAGGTTTGAGTTAGGTTCAAGTTGATCCAATAACttctttttattaatgttttattattttttttataactttttattgtaattattttttttattatgtagatTAAAGTCAATCTAATAACTTATCAATTTCGTGGTGAGTTACAAATTTTCTGACTCTGTTGGAAGTTCTacatcgactaaagataaggtaattttataatataagagTGAGGTACAAATCTTACTTACAAGTCGGTGTTgtagggttgagttagacttaaaactcacttctaaccGACTATCATAGCCAAGTTAAAATctatcataacaaaatttattaaacattctATTCCATCCGTTATCGGTcgatgatataattttttttgaacaaaattttgctctaaattttataaaaaaatattgctctTAGTTTTTAAGAATACAtgcaattttcttatttattcgtttttttattgattttttaccACTCTTATTTTATCACCAAAAAGTATTGAACAAATATACATTGTCTTGTTTTGGTCtcttcaataaataatattatacgTGGTAGGTATCAAcgagataattattttttttccacatTCTGACATTTTGCTTTGCAAATTCTGAATAAGCATGTGAAAAAAAGTTGCAATGTACACAAAGTCTTTGAGGTGGAGGCTTTGTTTACTCATAATTTTCTTACAACTTTTTACGGCAATTCTCATAATTCAAACAACAAACAATCTACCATTTAagtttctaataattttaaataatattttttcaagttGGCTTTATAATTTGGAATAATTTTATCACATCAAATCACAAATATTAatcatacataaaaaattagttCACTAATATAAAAGTTTAGTTAGATTGAATCATCATGATCAAAGTTTActctttcttaaaatatttatattttcacaaatgtggcaattatttttttagatttatttaattgcCTCATTAACTTCTAATGACATTTTGTCACAAattcacttaatttttttttcattcctttATATTTGTAAGGAAAGAATCGatcagtaaaataataaatatcaaatgtgtgtaaaattttattggatgtaaaaataataatttttttaaaccaaaatataaaaatgaagttGGAAAAAAAAGTCTTAAAGGTGAAGAAATGATCCTTTAACAAAGACTAAGAACTAAATATTCGAAATAACcttttaaatttcaaacaagTTGATGATATTAAAAGGAATAAAGAGACAGTAGTATTCTTGAATGGGAAGAAGAAGGATATCGATTTTTCTTGCTCCTGCTGCATTGTGTGGAGTGCAACAATGAAATTAACtttcactttttctttgcaGAAACCCTTGTTTCTGTTGCAGTGACGTGATACAAGATGCTGCACCAACAAACATTCATCCAAAAGCTTCTGTCACAGATGAATACTCATCATTTTCAATTTGATTCACTCTAATGCTTCTGTTTCAAACACATGGAGCAAAACGAGGGATTCTTAGGGCAACTTCTGTTCTCACCTTTTGGATCAAAATTCCAAATTTAGTCTCTATTGCTGCACAAATTCATCATGGCAAAAGAGTACCTATGTTTATCATGTTAACACCTTTTAGATCTTATTCTAATCTCTTCTTTCCCACTTCTTGCTTTTTCAGTTATTTCAGATCCAAATCTTATGAATGTGCACCTTCTATGATACCATCTTCTCTGCATCTTTTCATTCAGATATTATATAGATTTGttttcaaacaatttaaattgtcatttttttttgtattgttgaAACTCTCTGTGTGATAAAACTCTTACTTTTgactataatttattatttatcatttttttctcatatcatgcatttttgtttctatgattttactctcttttttatatttattttcatatggAATGTATCCCTTGTTTCCGAAGACAGAGGCAaggtaaagtttttttttttttttttaattatgtttagaagttaaatttaaaaaacagaGTATAAACATAGGTTATAATTCTTTAATTCACTGATAATtcctttttatattaaaattgtaaaggAGTGAGAGAGTACTAAAAGGAACAATACACCACAAGCataaacttttaatattatgtatGCATACTTAAGATCAAGATATTAATGTTAGAGATTTTCAAAATACTTCAAAGAATTTTTGAACATATCAAAGATTTTTAACAAatctatataatatttaaattatttcatagtaTCATGTTGTTTTCTggtaaattattataaataatataatatttaaattattgatagCCATAAAACTCAAGACCATTGTTTTGCTTAAACTACTTTTTTACTACTTAAAACAAATGCTATTTCattcatataaattataatcCTTTTGTTTAGCCACAGAAATTTTAAGAGtaaatcattattttagtttttgaaagtctataatattattatattagtttaaatgaacatctaaatttaattatatagtaTCATTTTAGTCATTATATTGTTACCTGAgcttcagttttttttttttttaaagaattagactGACGTGATTGGTTATTTGACCTCTCAactcaatttgttttttaattttagaaggTTATAGGATGAAATAAAATagtaggtaatataaaaaaagtccTTTTCCAAGGTATAAAACTGAACTTTTGTTTTTGTCCacaaaaaagaggtttaaacCAAAATCAGCACGGCAGGCCTGGCccgaaaagtaaaaaaataaaagcccAATTGTGAAACCGAAGGCCTGTACCTGCAGCGGTGGCTTTATAAAGTATTTGAACTCATTCTGAAACCCTAGGTTTCAGTTGGCGTGGGTGAGGTTGAACCCTTCCACTGTGGTGACTGCGCAATGGGTATGTTCTCTGTCTACCTTGCCATTCGGATTaagatttgtttttgtttgtcaATTATGTTATGTTAGATCTGATGCATGAATGCGAATGATTATTTGGTTCAGTAACAACGATCAATTAAACATCCCTCCATTTTTTCGGTAGAGCCTCCTGAagagggtttagggttttagtgCAAAAGCTTATATAAGAGAAGGACCCTCGTCTGTTCGCCAAGTCCAACCAACTTGGTTGCTTCTTATTGTTTCCCAGTGTTAATGATTGCGGCAATTAAGGTTTTAGTCATGCAATGTACATTTTTTTCTGGTCTGAAATCGTGTCCTCTTTTTGtgaattattctttatttatttttttgtagtttCACGTCTCTTGTGTTGTTTAATGGCTGGAAGTGTTATCTGTGCCGACAGAGTTGAAGTGTAGGATCTGATAACCTTGTTTACTTCGGCcctgtatattttttaaaatcgaTAGTCAGATCCAAGggattttaaattgattaagcCTTTTTGGGAGTTAATTGTTTTAGCAAGATGGTTGTTTATGCTGCATGTCTGATTTTTTTAGTGTAAATCTATTTGCAATCTCACGTACATCTATTAGAAGTTAAATATTCAACAGGTTTGAGGTTTATCAGTAAATTAGTTTTAAGAACTCTCTAGTGTCAGTTTAGTATCTAATTATTAATCATATGTATGCTATCCTCTtaatttttaggtattttgtcACTTGTAAATGTTGAAGTATAGTGTTTAGTTATCAAGGTCGACACttatattgataaattttttatttttgttggtgTGATTGGCACAGGTGCCTACAAGTATGTTTCAGAGCTATGGCGCAAGAAGCAGTCTGATGTTATGCGGTTTTTGCAGCGGGTGAGGTGTTGGGAGTACAGGCAGCTGCCTTCCATTGTTCGTTTGACCAGGCCAACCCGTCCCGACAAGGCTCGTCGCTTGGGCTATAAGGCTAAgcaggtaacaatttttttataattttatttcaaccACTGTGTtgtttcaattacttatttCAATCAAATAATCCCACTT encodes:
- the LOC114174633 gene encoding transcription factor WER-like gives rise to the protein MASPKKTNNRGAWTVEEDQRLAQCIEIHGAKRWKTVALKSGLNRCGKSCRLRWLNYLRPNIKRGNISVEEEDLIIRLHKLLGNRWALIARRLPGRTDNEIKNYWNTCLCKKVNHQKMVKPETSMAQPTHSTQNTEEKVAVEHKEATCDGSGDSEVNFDVNEFFNFSIEGLYGYLCGHKWSQKSMCCGGGGGCGADGGVRGVGDVGYGRGRGGSRCDGGDVGYGSGDRDYGVGGDCGGGDSGGGEKTYV